ATTTGCAtttcgtttttattttgtcaaatgcCTCTGATTCGAGACTTCGAATTTGGGGCTTAgggtttctatttttccgaTTGTTctaggagtattagttttccAGATGGAGTAATTGTTTGTGGATATAGTTGTATGTTTTCGCTAATTTGACTGATTTGTTCTGTGTTAATCTTTATTGTGGAACAACAATGTGTAATCATTTCTTCAAggttacttttttttatatcgatgAGTGATGTGAAGATTATAATAGATTGGTAACTGGAGTATGATAAACTGTTTGTTGTTTGGTTTTTGGAGAATGAAATGATGATTATAATTGTTTGATAGCTCTTTCCAGTTAGCAGCTTTATAACTATGTTTTGAGCTTGaaatgattttgtttcttgacAAGATTAGGAAATCAAGCAAGCCATAGCTTATGATCCAAAAATGAATCAAGAACTACCATCAGAAATCGTTGCAGATATCCTTTTGAGGCTTCCTCTTGAAAACGTTGCAGCTTGCAAATGCGTTTGCAAACCATGGCTCAATGCAGCGGAGACTGACGATTTTGTcgagtctcatttttctaaatctGCTCCCGCTGCTCCTGTCCTTGTAGTCTCGATGCCGGGTACACATTCAAATTGGTTCAGTGTTTTCAAATTGGAAGACGAGCACAAACGCGATCCCATCATCAAGTTTGATTTCCCGCAAGCATCAACAATACAGGGTTCTGCCAACGGCTTGCTTCTTCTGGAAAATCCCTTTATTGATCATTTGTACGTATGTAATCCGATCACCCGTGAATATGTTGAGCTCCATGGGCTCCACACTCACCCGCGGGGGGACTGTTATGGATTTGGAGTGGGCAAAATAAGCGGACAGCATAAGGTTGTCTATCTTAATCCTAAATCCGGATGTCATGTGTACACTCTCGGAACAGGATCCTCGTGGAGACGCGTTGAAGCTGTCCCCTCGTTCAACCACTGCGACAAATCTGTTGGTGCATTTGTTAATGGCAATCTCCATTGGTTAGTTTCAAATGGGCAGGAGCGTGcttatatttgttgttttgatgTTGAGACGGAATGTTTTAGCACCTTCTCTGCACCGGGTACAATTACCACGGGAGAGTTGTATGTTTTAGGGGATTGCTTGAGTTTTTGTGATATTGAACCATATGAAGATGATAACGTGATCTGGCTGTTGAAGGAATATGAACAGGCCGAGAAACGTTGGAGCGAAGTACATTTTATCTTGCAAGAAGAAGCTTGTTATGGTTATGGTGTCTACAACCACAATCATTTTCAGCCTATCAATATTTACCCAAATGGTGACATGTTAATTTTGTGCGATGAGAAACTGTTTACATACTACTGCAGCAAGGAGAGAACTGTTAGAGAAATTGGTTTGTTTGGTAAAAAGGATGATGATTGTTTGTATATCAACTCCATTCTTCTCACTCCAAATTTTCTCTCACTCAAAAGAAATTTAGGGATGGAAAATGTAATCTCATTTTAGTTGGAACATGTATTTTCTTTGACAGTGCGGTTTGTAATTTACTTTTGTAAACTAtattaactattttaaatCGTTTAGTTAAATTGTTTGTGCGGTTACAAAATTAGTTTGTTTGGTGAACTGGGTGATGATTGTTGTTACTATATCAAgtctacttttcatatctACAATTTTTCTGAATCTCGTTTTAGTttgtatacattttttttgttgttgtaatttACTTAAAGTCAAGCTCCCCTTTTGCCTTTGCTCTTGAGGGTCAATCTCCGTCCGCCAACTAACAAAATCGataaaatggaagaaattcGAGTGAAGGGAAAGGAAATGAATTCCACTTTTGCTTTACAGAGACGGAATCTAAAAATAGATGCATTTCTGAATAGTCTTATCTAATGAATATCAACGAGAATCAAGACGCAAAATATCTCTCATTTTCCCCTCGAatagattgtttttttttttttttgtttccatttCCAAAGGGCTCTTGCTGTGTTGGTTTGAATAGGGCACCAATCCTTTCAACCAAGTACCGACAGGTATCATACCCCCCAAAACAACGTTCTCTTTCGACGAAGCAGGCTAGGTTAGCCGAAAGATGGTTATCAGTTCAAGAATGCAAGGTGCCCCTGTTTTTTTAGGGTAAGATGGGGTAGAGAAAATGCCTCGAGCCGATGTTCGAGCACCAGGCGCTACGGCGCCGAAGTAACCCACGCCATACTCCCAGGAAAAGCTCGACTTCCCGAAAATGGAAATTCTTGATCAGTGGAGGAACACCCTTTTTGTCCAAGGCCTTTCAACCAATCGATTGGACCCCGGAGAGCTGCTTTTGCTAAAACTCAAGCTgtttcttgaaaatttgtttCACGTATAAAACTTTGAGTATTGAGAGACGCTCTTATTATgccaggaaaaaaaaaatcgaatctaatgcaaaaccaaaatactaggactattcttaaaaaaaatatatgtaattgTTAGCAAAGTTgtttaaaatcaataaatttatcttgAGGCCAATACTAAGCCTAAACCCATATTTTTCATCAAACTCATCAGTGAAATACTTACATTTGattatttgcatataaatttaatttagatttattcGTTTGTGTAGATTGCTTGAAAATAtataaggaaaagaaaaaaataactaaaataactaaaaattaaataaaacccTCTGTTATTTCCAAAGagtaaaattaagtaaaaccCTCTGCTGTTATTTCCAAAGAGTAAATTTACTTCGGCCGCTCTCTGTGCGGAGAGGATCTCCTCCCGTCTATGTGTGCTTATATCTGCAAAAACGAGCTCTCAAATGTATGATttctgattattatgttattgAATTACGTTTTTATTCTGTCAAAACAAATTATGTTTTTCAGCTCACCGTTTGGTTTTGGGTTTTAGGGATTCTAAtatctttttacatttttgtatTAGTTTTCCAAATTTATAGCTTTATATCTATGTTTTGAGCTTGAAAGggtttatttttaggaaatcAAACAAGGCCTAGCTTATGATCCAAAAATGATGCAAGACCTACCACCAGAAATCATCACAGATATCCTTTTGAGGCTTCCTCTTGAAAGCATTGCAGCTTGCAAGTGCGTTTGCAAACCATGGCTCAATGTGATCGAAACTGACGATTTTGTCAAGTCTCATCTTTCTAAATCTGCTCCCGCCCTAGCTGTCTCGGAGGGTGCACAACGGTTCAATGTTTTCAAATTGGAAGACGAGCATGATCTCGTGTATGAGCAGGAACACGATCCCATCATCAAGTTTGATTTCCCTCGAGTATCAAGAATATGTGTTTCTGTCAACGGCTTGCTTCTTCTGAAAGATTATTTTGTCAATCACCTTTATGTATGTAATCCAGTCACTCGTGAATTTATTGAGCTCCGTGAGCCCCACGATCTCCCTTGGGGTGATTGTTATGGATTTGGTGTGggaaaaattagtggaaaaCATAAGGTCGTTCGTCTTCATCCTAAATCCGGATGTCATGTATACACTCTTGAGACAGGGTCCTCGTGGAGACGTGTTGAAACTCCCCCCTCGTTTAGTGACTGGTATAGTTATGATAGTGCATTTGTTAATGGCAATATCCATTGGATAGTTTCAGATAAGAAGCATCATATTTGGTGTTTTGATGTTGAGACAGAATGTTTTAGCATCTTCTCCGCACCTATTGAAGCTATTACTGGAAAGTTGTATACTTTGGGAGATTGCTTGTGTTTTTATGATGTTGAAGGACTTGAGGAAGATAATGTGATCTGGTTGTTGAAGGAATATGAACAGGTTGAGAAACGTTGGACTATGGTAGACATTATCTTGCAAGAAGAAGCTTTTCATGGTATAGTTGCCTTCAATTATTTTCACCCTATCAAACTTTACACAAATGGTGACAGGTTACTTTTATGGAATGAGAAGCGCTTTAAATACTACTGCGACAAGGAGAGAACTGTTAGAGAAATCGGTTGGTTTGGTGAATTGGAAGATGATGGTGAGCATATCATCTGCATCACTCTCACTCCAAGTTTTCTTTCACTCAAAAGAAATTTGGGTATGGAAAATGTAATGTCATTTTAGTTTGaacatatattttcttatcttGTCTTTGGTGGTGTTGTTTACTTATGTcactatttaaaaatcattttgcTATAATTAGTTGTTTGttgaattacataatttagtttgtttcattatttgcatatcaatttgatttagatttattCGCATGTGAAGATTGTTTGAAAATACATACGGTGCATAGTATGATGGACAATTATAGGTAAATGTATTGAAAAAGATAGATATGGACagaaaaaaagtgatattaaatattaatagtgAATGCCACTTAGTTTTAAATATAGCGGACTACACAAGTTTaagcaaaattaatatatataacgAGGTAAGAAACAAAAAGTGAGTAAGTTTATTGTTAGAGTAGAGAATGAGAGTTACttcaatatattataaaaatataaatttattattcccTCTTTTTGGCATtagaaatttcatttaaattcgacatgaattttaagaaatataataaaaaaagtagatgCAAATGCAATAgaatgtgagatccatttttatatattagttaataaataaaatataaatgaaattagttaatgaaatatcaaaaatctacctagcattttttttatagtaggATGTGCATGCTACTTTAAAAATCTACCTAGTATTAATGGATATTCTTAATTaaagacggactaaaatagtaAACCAGAATTCTCTGACGGCGGATGGAGCaagtatttttattgacaatctaaattatagtaaaagtaaatgCATTGGTTGTGGACGGAAATTagtcatagtattaaaaagaataatgaccaaactttcaaaaagttgggttttcccacgaactttaaaattgacaaacaatatcatgaactttatccCGGTTTGTTTTATTCCACGTATGAAAAAATttccacaaataatattatgatacaattttttttcataatttctcgacaacaatttcgagagcttcaagtttttcaatctttgaagatagtttttcttgaagcacaccctccaaaattgttcttcaatccactaaaataacataaatttttcattcgtgagaaaaaacaaacccgaggtaaagttcgtgatattaaaTGTCAATATTCTTATTAAAAACCATTTGAATGCTACTTTTctcaaaaattcaatatactACGTGAAATTCAGATCCGGCCCAGATCTGTATTACAAAGACCCGGCCCAAATCCTGTAAAAGATCCGACCCAATATTCTTACTGTATAGTTCagtcaatatttaatattttaaatactatatttaaaataacaaaataaattaaataaaaataaaaagaaattgcaAATCCTTATAGAGAGAGTGCAGGAATGAAGCTCGACGACGATAGAAGTTACCTCTGAACTACAAAgcaccaattttacattaaattctCACGCAGAACACACACTGGCATATACATACACTTATGCTGTGTATCTATCACCCtccatattcatatttttttgaaatgctTTGATTAATTCATGTAATCTAGGGCACAAATTGTCCCTCTGCTTTGACTTGAGGTACCTTGTGCATCAAagccaaaaccctaattccgCGACCTCAGATTGCAATTCATTCCCGCCTAACCGTAATTGAGGTAATATTTTTGCACTCTTAGCTCCGGAGCCCCAGAATTATGAGCTCTGCGCAAGTTCCTTCCAGCCCTAGAAATTTTCCGCCCAATTTATTGATTGAATTAGGGGTTTAAAATTGGGGGAAATAGCATGGAGTTGCCGATTACGTCTTTCTTTACATGCATTTTGCTTGTATTGGAGTGAGGGCTTGCGGTGTTTAGTTGTGGCATAATATGCGAGCTTGTCCAACTATTGACATTCAAGTAGTTATCATTTAAGTGTGTTGCATGCTGAATGAGCTGAATTTTGCTTTCTGTGCGTTCGTTTTTATTGTTCCGGAGCTGCAGTTGTTTGTTTGTGAAACTTTGAACATGGGAGGATGGATAATATGGTCTGTTGGGTTAGCATTGTGAAGATTTTAGTTGATGCATACCTCTTTTGAACACATATGCATCCTTTTGAGCGTGTGTTGAACCGACTTGGGAGCCAAATGGCACCCAAGAGCCTGGTTATGATAATGGTTAAAGGAATCCAGGTTGGAGTTAGTGGCTCAGCAATGTGCCATATGGCATTGATTTAATGCCTACCATCACCTTAGTTAGGTAACGGAAAATGCACATTTAATATCACTTATGGCACTTTTCATCTCGAAGTTCTGCTCAGTAGGTGTTCTGGAATCCTTTTTTTATCTGTGATTAGCAGGGGATGGTATTGACCCTTTTCTGTTCTTCTGAATATTAGGACATATGTGATTATGCTTCTTGGCTCTATGCCTGTTTGTGTCGCGTGGATTTTGAGCATATGGATGTATGTGCTTTTTCAGTGTATTCTTTTCATTAACTATCAATATCTTTTACCCTTTTTCAGTAGGAATTATTATCCTTGTTATGCATGGGATGCAGTTCAGCACATGTTCGCATAGTCAATGCCGAAGTTGATTCTATGGGAGGTGTTGTTGAGGGCGGAGTTGGAATTGCTATCAAATCTTCTCCACATAAAGTAGCAATCGAGAAGGTTCAAGTGGAGCTCAGGTAATGCTTTTATGTTGGTTTACTTTTATATGAGGTGAACTATGAGATCTTATTGTCATCTTCTGatcattatgatttttttgctTGACAGGCAAGAATGTGGTGTTCGGGATGAAAGGAGAAGAGAATTGGAATTTCTTGAGAAGGTATGGTGATTAACTTTATTTCCTTTACTAAATACTAGTTCTTTGTGgagtgattgattttttttcttcctgtTTTCAGGGTGGAAACCCCTTAGAGTATGATTTTGGTACTGTTGCCTCAGTTAGTGTTCAGTCTACTTCAGTCACCAACCAAAATGCTGACCAGTTTGTGACCAGGTACCTTTTTCGGAtgcttttataatttatgtaatcTGGCTTCCAATTCAGTTTTCCTATTTGCTCAGATTTTTGTTGTGCATTATAGTGAAGCAAAAGGCAGTCTTGCATTTACAGCATCACCTCGTCGAGACTCTGTTGAGAGCTGTGGTAGACCGGGGACAACTCTTTGTGACCCTAATAGTGCTGATAATCTCTTGTTATTTGAAGCTGAAAATGAATTTTCTGAAGGTAGTAGGAGTCGTAGGAGTAGTGTTAAGCAATCTGATCAATCGTTCCAAATGGACGTGGGTCTCAAAACTCGGGAACAAGGGGATTCagctactttttctcttcctaGAAAAGCATATAAGAGAAGGAACAGATCTTGGCCCAATCGTGATGGAGCTAGGTTGAGTTCTACTTCTACTGATGTAAATCCTGCTCAGGGGCTTCACGAAACTCCCCTACCATTTCGTCATGTCCCCAAGGATGTTGAAGTATTGTCGTCTGATGcgaataatcaaaatataaggTCAAATCTGAATTCAAAGCCTACAAGCCCAAGTAATGATATTCTTCCTAAGGCTGTAGCAACAGATTGCGAGGCTATTGGGTTGGATGAGCTGAGGCCTTCTAAATCAACAAAGGACCAGGTACAAGGTGTTTCCTTGGATACTGCATCAGATGTTATTGCTAACCAACAATCACTTTTAGTGGTTGCAGACACTCGTAAGCAGATAGATTCTAATGAGCCTGAAGCAATCAAGACTGTAGAAATGGCTTCTGCAGCTATTGTGTGTCAGCCAAGTGCAACTACTTTAAAAGTTGAGAATCAATCTAGTTCATGCCAGACTAATGATTTTAGCAGAAAGATAGGGGATGATACCATCACTGACATTCATCGGAACAATGATAGTGAAATGTGTACTGTAGTGGGAAATCTTGACTCTAACGGGAATCCTAAAAATCAATATCCACAAGATGGGACCACTGTTCCAGAAAGTGACAAGTTTGGAAAAGAGACAAATGATACTGAAGAAAATAACAGCTCTGCTTTTACCAACAACGAGTCCGCTTCTGCTCGTCATAGTAAGCCGGATGAAGATTCTTTACTCGCCCCAAATGAATTAGATCAAGTGGAATCTTCATTACAAGACAAGGTGAAAGATCAAGGTACCAGCGAGGGCATGGTTGCTCCTGTCACCTCTCAATTAGAATCTGGAGTGAAACCCACTGTTCTTTTGGTTGATGATTCAGGACAGCCTAAAGAAAGGCATCAGGAAACTTTTGATCCCTCAAAATCAGAGCTGCCTGACTTTGCATTCTCAAATAGGGTTTCTACTATTTCCACTGAGGCTCAAACTTCTCCTGGGTCAGACTCAAAATTGGAAAGCAGTGTTGATGAAGATTCAGTATTGAAAGAAGCACAAATTATAGAGGTTATCCTACAAGTATTTGTGTCATCTATATGTGCCTGAAGAGTATCTTACTTCATTTGTTTGTAAACAAAAGGATCTAATATAATTTGTAAACAGGCCAAACGCAAGAGAATTGCAGAATTGTCTGTTGTTACATCGCCAGTAGAGATTTCCCAAAAATGTCATTGGGATTATGTACTTGAAGAAATGACGTGGTTGGCTAATGATTTTGCACAGGTTTGTCTTCATGAGTAGATCTTTATTCGCAGTGCTGATATCTACATGTTCCGCTGGAAAACTGTCTTAAaagttttcataaatattcattttgtaAACCTTCATGTATTGCATCTTCTCATGTAGGAGCGTATTTGGAAACTAGCCGCTGCATCTCAAATATCTTACCAAGTTGCTGTCGTTTCTCATTTGAGAAAACAAGAAAGCCGTCCGGGCCTGGATGCAAAGAGAGTTGCCCATACCTTGGCTAAAGCCGTCATGGAATTCTGGCACTCAATAGAATTGCAAGCTCATGTATGAACCTGAACTTTTATTGCTTCACCGCGCCGATCCCTTTTACTGTTTATTGTGCGTCAAACTCTATGTATTTCCTAGTTGATTGGTGCTTGATATCTGTTAAAGATGTGAAGCAATCATTGATCCATGTCTTCCACAATGAGTTAAATTCATAAACTAGGTGATCATATGGTTTTATCATTGCATTACTATATTCCTTAGCTTTTCTGGTACGTCTATCAGCTTTTGCTGCATTTTCAGGCACAGACCAGTTGTGGTTAATTCAGCACCTTTACCAGGAATCAATGgcttcaaattaaatatacatgctgattttatttttaattatgtaatttggtgattcgCAGGAGACAAGCAAAGAACAGGAGCAGCATTGCCGAAACAACGGGGCACTTTCAATCCGGGCTTATGCAGTCAGTTTCTTGAAATGTGATAAACCAGATGTTTTCTATAACCAAGCAGAGGTGCCAGTAACACCGGATAGAATATCCGACTCTGGAATAGACCTTTCATGGGATGATAGTTTGACCGAAGTATGGATCATGACACAACATCTCTGTATATTTGTTTTCATGAGAATTTTTCCTCTCCTCTATCACCCCTTCAACTCTTGCATATCCTGTCTCCCAGTTagttatagtataatattttcgTAAATGTAATCAACTGGCCGTGTTTACGTATCTACTTATTATGTTACCTAATTATTATCCAGGAGAACCTTTTCTACACAGTAGCCCCTGGAGCTGTGGAGGCCTACAGAATGACAATTGTTTCTCATTTGGCTCAGTATGAGGTAAGCTTTTTTGCCGAAGCTGTTtactttttatatcattaatcatcatttatatttttctgcTTGCTTCATGGTttgaaatttgtttaattCCTTTAAAGGGGGTGGTTTATTTACCACATTTTTGCCATCTCTCTTCAATGGTCTATTAGTGATAAGTGAATAATGAATATTACATGAAGAATATCTTAAACTTTTTTTAGCCTTTTGGTGGCTGGCCTTcctaatattcaattttatgaaCTATCCAAATTACTCCTCAGAGAATTGGGAGTTCTGCGCAAGAGGAAGTGGAGACGTTTGCTTGTGATGCTGCAGCAGGCAAATCTTATTCAATTTCTGCTTGTTTTCTACTGTAACTTCTGATTATGATTTGACTGGAAGTTTTTTCTACTGCAGACATTG
The nucleotide sequence above comes from Salvia hispanica cultivar TCC Black 2014 chromosome 5, UniMelb_Shisp_WGS_1.0, whole genome shotgun sequence. Encoded proteins:
- the LOC125191138 gene encoding F-box protein At5g65850-like isoform X3, which translates into the protein MCAYICKNELSNEIKQGLAYDPKMMQDLPPEIITDILLRLPLESIAACKCVCKPWLNVIETDDFVKSHLSKSAPALAVSEGAQRFNVFKLEDEHDLVYEQEHDPIIKFDFPRVSRICVSVNGLLLLKDYFVNHLYVCNPVTREFIELREPHDLPWGDCYGFGVGKISGKHKVVRLHPKSGCHVYTLETGSSWRRVETPPSFSDWLLLWNEKRFKYYCDKERTVREIGWFGELEDDGEHIICITLTPSFLSLKRNLGMENVMSF
- the LOC125191138 gene encoding F-box protein At5g65850-like isoform X1, which gives rise to MCAYICKNELSNEIKQGLAYDPKMMQDLPPEIITDILLRLPLESIAACKCVCKPWLNVIETDDFVKSHLSKSAPALAVSEGAQRFNVFKLEDEHDLVYEQEHDPIIKFDFPRVSRICVSVNGLLLLKDYFVNHLYVCNPVTREFIELREPHDLPWGDCYGFGVGKISGKHKVVRLHPKSGCHVYTLETGSSWRRVETPPSFSDWYSYDSAFVNGNIHWIVSDKKHHIWCFDVETECFSIFSAPIEAITGKLYTLGDCLCFYDVEGLEEDNVIWLLKEYEQVEKRWTMVDIILQEEAFHGIVAFNYFHPIKLYTNGDRLLLWNEKRFKYYCDKERTVREIGWFGELEDDGEHIICITLTPSFLSLKRNLGMENVMSF
- the LOC125187009 gene encoding F-box protein At1g47340-like; translation: MNQELPSEIVADILLRLPLENVAACKCVCKPWLNAAETDDFVESHFSKSAPAAPVLVVSMPGTHSNWFSVFKLEDEHKRDPIIKFDFPQASTIQGSANGLLLLENPFIDHLYVCNPITREYVELHGLHTHPRGDCYGFGVGKISGQHKVVYLNPKSGCHVYTLGTGSSWRRVEAVPSFNHCDKSVGAFVNGNLHWLVSNGQERAYICCFDVETECFSTFSAPGTITTGELYVLGDCLSFCDIEPYEDDNVIWLLKEYEQAEKRWSEVHFILQEEACYGYGVYNHNHFQPINIYPNGDMLILCDEKLFTYYCSKERTVREIGLFGKKDDDCLYINSILLTPNFLSLKRNLGMENVISF
- the LOC125191138 gene encoding F-box protein CPR1-like isoform X2, with product MCAYICKNELSNEIKQGLAYDPKMMQDLPPEIITDILLRLPLESIAACKCVCKPWLNVIETDDFVKSHLSKSAPALAVSEGAQRFNVFKLEDEHDLVYEQEHDPIIKFDFPRVSRICVSVNGLLLLKDYFVNHLYVCNPVTREFIELREPHDLPWGDCYGFGVGKISGKHKVVRLHPKSGCHVYTLETGSSWRRVETPPSFSDWYSYDSAFVNGNIHWIVSDKKHHIWCFDVETECFSIFSAPIEAITGKLYTLGDCLCFYDVEGLEEDNVIWLLKEYEQVEKRWTMVDIILQEEAFHGYFYGMRSALNTTATRRELLEKSVGLVNWKMMVSISSASLSLQVFFHSKEIWVWKM